The sequence CGGTGGCCGCAGATCGCCGCCGAGTTCACCGAGGCGACGCGGGCCGAGCCCGGCTGCCTGTGGTTCGACTGGTCCCGCAGCGTCGACGACCCGACCGAGTACGTGCTGGTCGAGGCGTTCCGGGACGACGAGGCCGGCGCCGCGCACGTGCAGTCCGCACACTTCCGCGAGGCGCAGCGGACCCTGCCGCCGCACCTGGCCGAGACGCCCCGGATCGTCAACGTGACGGTGCCCCAGCAGGACTGGTCGCTGCTCGGCGAGATGGCCGTTCCCGAGAGCAGGTGACGGCCGCTCACTCCTCAGGCGCCGCCGCTCACTCCTCGGGCGCCGGGCCGAGCAGCCGGATCTCCTCGATGTCGAGATCGGCCTGCACCTGCCGCAGCACCGCGTCGTCGATCTGCCGGGTGTTCCGCAGCCGGGTGATCTCCCGCCGCTTGTGCTCGAGCAGTTCGAGGCGCAACCGGCGGGCGGTCTCGCGCTCCTGCGCGGCCTCCTCGTCACCCGGCGCGCGCACGCCCGCCAGGTGCTCCTCGTAGTCGGCGCGGAGCCGGTCCACGGCGTCGGTCGACGCGCCGACGTCGGCGGCGACCTGCGGCAGGGCGGCCAGTCCGGCCTCCGTGGCGCGGATCCGGGCCCAGCGCACCTCGTCCTCCCGCTCCTGGTCGCCCATCAGGCCGGCCCAGCGGGCCACGGCGGGCATTGTGGTGCCCTGCACGAGCATGGTCAGCACAATGACCGTGACGGTCACGAAGATGATCAGGTCGCGGTCCTGCACGGGGGTGCCGGCCCCGGTGGTGACCGGGACGGCGAGCGCGGCGGCGAGCGAGACCGCGCCCCGGAAACCGGCCCAGCCGACGGCCGTGCGGACCCGGAAGTCGAACCGGCGGCCCTGCTGGGACGCGCGCCGGTCGACGGCCTGCAGGCCGGGCAGGGCGAGCTGGAGCCAGATCAGCCGGGTCGCCACCACGACCAGGGTGACCAGCACCGCGATGGCGAGTGCCTGGGTCGGCGTGTGGCTGGTGATGCCGCGCAACGTGCGCGGGACCTGCATGCCGAGCAGCACGAAGAGGCTGCCGTTGATCATGAAGGTGGAGAGGTCCCAGAACGCGAACGCGGTCACCCGGGAGCGTGCCCGGATCACCCTGGGACCGACGTACGAGAGGAGCAGGCCGGCGACCACGACGGCGAGCACGCCGCTGGCGTGCACCGTTTCGGCCAGCAGGAACGCGGCGAACGGGGTGAGGATGCTCAGCGCACCCTCACGCATCGGGTCGTCGATGTGCCGGCGGATCAGGATGACCACGCCGCCGACGAGCAGGCCCGCGGCGACCCCGACGGCGGCGGAGCCGAAGAATCGGCCGGTCAGGCTGAGCGGGCCGGGCACCGCCCCGCCGGCGATCACCCCGACGGTGACGGCGAAGAGCACCAGGGCCGTACCGTCGTTGATCAGGCTCTCTGCGCGCAGGGTGGTGAGGATGCCGCGCGTCATCCGCTTGGCCAGGCCGGCGACGGCGGCGGCGTCGGTGGGCGCGAGGACCGCGCCGAGCACCCAGGCCGCGGCCGGCGGGACCCCGAGCGCCTGCGCCGCGTACGCGACGGCGACCGCCGTGATGAGCACCAGCCCGACGGCGAGCAGGGTGATGACGAGGAAGTTGGCCCGGATCTCGCGAAGGCTGATGACCAGGCTCTCCCGGTAGAGGATCGCGGGCAGGAAGAGCAGCAGCACGACGTTCGGTGCGAGGACCACGTGGGAGAACGGAGGCAGCAGGCCGAGCCCCGCCCCCATGGCGATGAGCAGCACGGGTGGCGCGACGCTGTAGCGGCCGCCGATGGTCGTGCCGATGAGCACGGTGGTGCCCAGCACCGCGATCAGCACAAGCCCGCTCACGCCGTACCCCCG comes from Micromonospora viridifaciens and encodes:
- a CDS encoding Na+/H+ antiporter, which produces MSGLVLIAVLGTTVLIGTTIGGRYSVAPPVLLIAMGAGLGLLPPFSHVVLAPNVVLLLFLPAILYRESLVISLREIRANFLVITLLAVGLVLITAVAVAYAAQALGVPPAAAWVLGAVLAPTDAAAVAGLAKRMTRGILTTLRAESLINDGTALVLFAVTVGVIAGGAVPGPLSLTGRFFGSAAVGVAAGLLVGGVVILIRRHIDDPMREGALSILTPFAAFLLAETVHASGVLAVVVAGLLLSYVGPRVIRARSRVTAFAFWDLSTFMINGSLFVLLGMQVPRTLRGITSHTPTQALAIAVLVTLVVVATRLIWLQLALPGLQAVDRRASQQGRRFDFRVRTAVGWAGFRGAVSLAAALAVPVTTGAGTPVQDRDLIIFVTVTVIVLTMLVQGTTMPAVARWAGLMGDQEREDEVRWARIRATEAGLAALPQVAADVGASTDAVDRLRADYEEHLAGVRAPGDEEAAQERETARRLRLELLEHKRREITRLRNTRQIDDAVLRQVQADLDIEEIRLLGPAPEE
- a CDS encoding putative quinol monooxygenase, which translates into the protein MIFITAKFRVLPEHADRWPQIAAEFTEATRAEPGCLWFDWSRSVDDPTEYVLVEAFRDDEAGAAHVQSAHFREAQRTLPPHLAETPRIVNVTVPQQDWSLLGEMAVPESR